The sequence ATAGGACTTTAAACTCGTGAGGATGTTAGGGAACGAACAACACAGTGAAGCCAGCAGTACAccactttaaaaacagataacatagccattttttacatttttattacgTCATTCTCCATTTTGTCCTCTGATGAAGACTGAAGGGCATTATTTGAGTTATAAACAAAGCCACTTCATAAACTGGAAAGGTTGACCAGATGGTTTGATATTTCCAACCAGTATGGAATACTGGTAATAAGGATTAGGATTATGGACAGTAaattcaacttttcttttttttcttttgtacagcGGCACATAATGTTTGCAtgtggaaataaatatatataaatatgtacctTATTTGCCTCGTCTGCCACTGAATgtcaactttatttttagataaaggaaaaaagaatgtGAGGGATACTGTGACTCACACAGCTGAGTGAGAAAGCTTGATTTTTCATCAAAATGTTGTATGGCTTAAGTGTCTGATGTGATGTTTGTAGAATCTTGTCTTCATgaagtctttttaaaaagtagttgtATATACAAGCAGTTGTGCAAAATAAACCTGCAGAATTACTGCAAGAACAAGCAGTATATGACCTCCAAGTGTTTAACAGTTTTACAGAAATGCAATGCATTAAAAGTTGAGTTTTGGCAttatcatttataaaaaaaacaaaagtgatgtaatctttttataatcatttatttagtttcataAACACCTCAGCTTTATCTTGCACAATATCTTATCCTCCATGACTTTGTGTACATGATTGCCAGAAAAGTGATGGTTGTACAAAACATTTTGGGGACAATTTCAACCCCTGCAAGATTTTAAAAGTCACTTCAAGCTGAGGACTTATTGTGGAGAAACAGACAGAACTGTGCGGATGCTGtggaacagaaacaaaaacagaaattagaagatttgcaattttttaaaatggtcatGTTTACTTTTAGCTAACTTATGAGAAGTTAAGCGAGATGAGGAATGTACCATTGGCCATGCTTCATCAGCTCAATGGCATCATTGACTTGGTCCAAAGTCATGTGGTGAGTGATGAACTCATCCAGCTTCACCTTCTTGTTGAGATAGAATCTAACCATCTCAGGAACGCCATCCTTACTTTTAAACCCTAAGtccaaaaaagagagaaaaacattaagaaaaacatgagactGAATCTTCTTGATGATTTCAATGACTCGGACTGCACTAGATGAGAGGAGTCAGGGCTGAATGTGGAAACTGATTAATGTCTTCATTTATTTCAGTCAATAAACtgacttcagaaaaaaaaagaaacttgtgaGAATCGTATCAGTCTGAGGTTGTGCTCATATTAGTCTAACCTCCAAACAGAGAGCCCTTCCATGTGCGTCCAGCGATGAGCTGAATGGGTCTGGCAGCAAAGTCATGCAAATCCGTCCAGCCAACAATCACACTGACACCCCAACCTTTCACACAAGACTCCAAGGCACTGCGCTGGATGGAGAAGAAGCAAAACGTGAGGGACTTATTCAGTTCTTAAATATTAACCACAAGCCATCAAATCTCACCATGACTGCCACATTCCCAACACATTCCAGGGAGTAGTCCACTCCTCCGTTAGTCATCTCTGCCAGAACTTGGCTGATGGGTTTTTTGTGATCCTTGGGGTTCACAAAGTCAGTTGCACCAAACACTTTGGCCTTTTTAGACTTCTCTGGATTGATGTCCACAGCTATAATCCTCTTTGCTCCTGCAAACTTGCAGCCCATGACTGCAGCCAAACCCACAGCTCCCAGACCAAACACGGCGCATGTGGAACCTGGTTCAACCTAAGCAGAAAAGGATTTATGGCATTTTAGGTTGAACTTTGATTTTTCCTGTTGTAATTAACATCAATCTTCCCTGACTTTTGTGCAGCCAGACGTGAACATTTGCTTTGATTAAcgacaaatataattttttttttttattacacacacacacacacaccttggcAGTATTAACTGCTGCACCAAACCCTGTGCTGATCCCACAACCAAAGAGACAGACTTTGTCCAGCGGCGCAGCAGAGTCGATCTTAGCAACAGCAATCTCCTTCATCACTGTGTACTCACAAAAGGTACTGGTTCCCATAAACTGCAGGACCGTCTTTCCCTTACAGGTAATGCTGAAGGTTTTGAATGCCATCTTGTCTTGTTCACCAGCAGCCCTGAACAGAACATTATAATCCTGGCTTTATATCTTATAATGCTCAAATGTTTACAATGTTAATGTACCATCAAAAGTGTTCATAAGCTTATGAGTTTCTCTAGAATGAAGGAAATCAGAAGATGAGAGAaagaagatttaaataaataccatTTTTCACACAGGTTGGTTTTAGGACTCTTGCAGAAGCGACATTCCTGACACTGGGCAAGGCACAAAGGGATAACCTTGTCCCCTAAGTTTCAAACACAATATGTCAACTGTATTTCACCTCTGCACTgattaaattacttaaaaaaaagaacatgaaatAGGTTTTAGTCTTGGTGTAGAGATGTAACGCCCAGAGACAAACACAGCATTTACACATTTGAAACTATTGCTTCATTAAGTTTGACTGACCTGGCTGAAATTCAGTAACACCAGAGCCGACACTTTCCACTATGCCAGCTCCCTCATGGCCGAAGATCACTGGGAAGCCATCTTTGTTCATACTCTCACACAGGTAGTACAAGTCAGAGTGGCACAGTCCTGTAGCCACAATCTGCAAAGCACACACTTTATTCAGCACTTTATTTTGGCACTTTATTCTAGTTTCTGTTCATAActgggagagagagggagagagagagagcgagatagatagatagatagatagatagatagatagatagatagatagatagatagatagatagatagatagatagatagagagagagagagagagatagatagatagatagatagatagatagatagatagatagatagatagatagatagatagatagagagagagagagagagagagagagcgagatagatagatagatagatagatagatagatagagagagagagagagagagagagagagatagatagatagatagatagatagatagatagatagatagatagatagatagagagagagagagagagagagagagcgagatagatagatagatagatagatagatagagagagagagagagagagagagagatagatagatagatagatagatagatagatagatagatagatagatagatagatagatagatagatagagagagagagagcgagatagatagatagatagatagatagatagatagatagatagatagatagatagatagatagatagatagatagatagatagatagatagatagatagatagatagagagagagagagagagcgagatagatagatagatagatagatagatagatagatagatagatagatagagagagagagagagagcgagatagatagatagatagatagatagatagatagatagatagagagagagagagagagagataggtAGATAGGAGCCGAGTCAAAGCAGTGTTAGCAGCCAATGGCTACTCTAGTctcgggaggatggatggatggatggatggatgtctcATTACAACAAATTAGattaaaactgtcttaacaGTGAACATCTCTTACCTTCATGCGAACCTCATTGGCCTGAGGAGGGGCCACCTCAACCTCTTCGATGACCAGAGGCTGGTTGTGTTCCCAGGCTACTGCTGCCTTGCACTTGATGACCTAAAAGGCAGCAACATGGAGTAAAACTATCATGTAGACCCTGTTGTTATTCTGCatctccagttttttttttttgtagtgctGCAAGTCTTTTCGTGGTTTATTTTGTTCAGACCATCATTATTCTACTTTTATGTTTAATGAGCTATGCCATAAAATAAACGAAGACGTTATTGGCAtcctttttacatgttttatttttttcttgttattttttaacatgaagactttattcctttttttccttttaggatAGTGAAGGTTAACTAGTTTCCAATGATTGACTCATAGGGTCTCAGCTGGGTGCCTCTTTGCATTGTC comes from Melanotaenia boesemani isolate fMelBoe1 chromosome 20, fMelBoe1.pri, whole genome shotgun sequence and encodes:
- the LOC121631077 gene encoding alcohol dehydrogenase 1-like; amino-acid sequence: MSTAGKVIKCKAAVAWEHNQPLVIEEVEVAPPQANEVRMKIVATGLCHSDLYYLCESMNKDGFPVIFGHEGAGIVESVGSGVTEFQPGDKVIPLCLAQCQECRFCKSPKTNLCEKWAAGEQDKMAFKTFSITCKGKTVLQFMGTSTFCEYTVMKEIAVAKIDSAAPLDKVCLFGCGISTGFGAAVNTAKVEPGSTCAVFGLGAVGLAAVMGCKFAGAKRIIAVDINPEKSKKAKVFGATDFVNPKDHKKPISQVLAEMTNGGVDYSLECVGNVAVMRSALESCVKGWGVSVIVGWTDLHDFAARPIQLIAGRTWKGSLFGGFKSKDGVPEMVRFYLNKKVKLDEFITHHMTLDQVNDAIELMKHGQCIRTVLSVSPQ